A region of Streptomyces sp. R44 DNA encodes the following proteins:
- a CDS encoding CBS domain-containing protein — protein MTTAKDIMHTGAQWIPAHETLDRAAQLMRNLNVGALPIADENERLCGIITDRDIVIGCVAMGHDPSKITCGEMAQGTPRWVESDADVGAVLEEMQSHQIRRLPVIEDKRLVGMISEADLAQHLSDEQIKAFCMSVYSASSS, from the coding sequence ATGACCACGGCGAAGGACATCATGCACACCGGGGCCCAGTGGATCCCGGCACACGAGACGCTCGACCGCGCAGCTCAGCTGATGCGCAACCTGAACGTGGGCGCGCTGCCCATCGCCGACGAGAACGAACGGCTCTGCGGCATCATCACGGACCGCGACATCGTGATCGGCTGTGTGGCGATGGGCCACGACCCGTCGAAGATCACCTGCGGTGAGATGGCACAGGGCACCCCGCGCTGGGTCGAGTCGGACGCGGACGTGGGCGCCGTCCTGGAGGAGATGCAGAGCCACCAGATCCGGCGGCTTCCCGTCATCGAGGACAAGCGGCTCGTCGGCATGATCAGCGAGGCCGACCTGGCCCAGCATCTGTCGGACGAGCAGATCAAGGCGTTCTGTATGAGCGTCTACTCCGCTTCCTCTTCCTGA
- a CDS encoding glutamine synthetase family protein → MDKQQEFVLRTLEERDIRFVRLWFTDVLGFLKSVAVAPAELEQAFDEGIGFDGSAIEGFARVYESDMIAKPDPGTFQILPWRAEAPGTARMFCDILMPDGSPSFADPRYVLKRALAKTSDLGFTFYTHPEIEFFLLKDKPLDGTRPTPADNSGYFDHTPQNVGMDFRRQAITMLESMGISVEFSHHEGAPGQQEIDLRYADALSTADNIMTFRLVMKQVALEQGVQATFMPKPFSDYPGSGMHTHLSLFEGDRNAFYESGAEYQLSKVGRSFIAGLLRHAGETSAVTNQWVNSYKRIWGGSSRTAGSGGEAPSYICWGHNNRSALIRVPMYKPGKTGSSRVEVRSIDSGANPYLTYAVLLAAGLKGIEEGYELPAGADDDVWALSDAERRAMGIEPLPQNLGEAIALMEKSELVAETLGEHVFDFFLRNKKQEWEEYRSEVTAFELRKNLPVL, encoded by the coding sequence ATGGACAAGCAGCAGGAATTTGTGCTCCGTACGCTCGAGGAGCGCGACATCCGCTTCGTACGCCTGTGGTTCACCGATGTGCTGGGCTTCCTGAAGTCGGTGGCCGTGGCGCCCGCCGAGCTGGAGCAGGCCTTCGACGAGGGCATCGGCTTCGACGGCTCCGCGATCGAGGGCTTCGCCCGCGTCTACGAGTCCGACATGATCGCCAAGCCGGACCCGGGCACCTTCCAGATCCTGCCGTGGCGCGCCGAGGCCCCGGGCACGGCCCGGATGTTCTGCGACATCCTCATGCCCGACGGCTCGCCGTCCTTCGCCGACCCGCGCTATGTCCTGAAGCGCGCCCTTGCCAAGACCTCCGACCTCGGCTTCACCTTCTACACCCACCCCGAGATCGAGTTCTTCCTCCTGAAGGACAAGCCGCTCGACGGCACCCGGCCCACCCCGGCCGACAACTCGGGCTACTTCGACCACACCCCGCAGAACGTCGGGATGGACTTCCGCCGCCAGGCCATCACCATGCTCGAATCGATGGGCATCTCGGTGGAGTTCTCCCACCACGAGGGCGCGCCGGGCCAGCAGGAGATCGACCTCCGCTACGCCGACGCCCTGTCCACGGCGGACAACATCATGACCTTCCGCCTGGTCATGAAGCAGGTGGCCCTGGAGCAGGGCGTGCAGGCCACGTTCATGCCGAAGCCGTTCTCGGACTACCCGGGCTCGGGCATGCACACCCACCTGTCCCTCTTCGAGGGCGACCGGAACGCGTTCTACGAGTCGGGCGCCGAGTACCAGCTGTCGAAGGTGGGCCGCTCCTTCATCGCGGGCCTCCTGCGGCACGCGGGCGAGACCTCCGCCGTCACCAACCAGTGGGTCAACTCGTACAAGCGCATCTGGGGCGGCTCCTCCCGCACGGCCGGCTCGGGCGGCGAGGCCCCCTCGTACATCTGCTGGGGCCACAACAACCGCTCCGCCCTCATCCGTGTCCCCATGTACAAGCCGGGCAAGACGGGCTCGTCGCGGGTCGAGGTCCGCTCCATCGACTCCGGCGCCAACCCGTACCTGACCTACGCGGTCCTCCTCGCCGCCGGCCTCAAGGGCATCGAGGAGGGCTACGAGCTCCCGGCCGGCGCCGACGACGACGTCTGGGCCCTCTCCGACGCGGAGCGCCGCGCGATGGGCATCGAGCCGCTCCCGCAGAACCTGGGAGAGGCGATCGCCCTGATGGAGAAGAGCGAACTGGTCGCGGAGACGCTCGGCGAGCACGTCTTCGACTTCTTCCTGCGCAACAAGAAGCAGGAGTGGGAGGAGTACCGCTCCGAGGTCACCGCCTTCGAGCTCCGCAAGAACCTGCCGGTGCTGTAG
- a CDS encoding DUF305 domain-containing protein — MRLNRTQGAAVTAVALAVLFAGGAVTVASADRDEAPSTPASSSADAGFARDMAVHHQQAVEMSFIVRDRTKDEEVRRLAYDIANTQANQRGMMLGWLDLWGLPKNESGVEPMAWMGMGGSGDTGDLDGALMPGMATNAQLDELRRASGREAEVLYLKLMTAHHMGGVHMAEGCVQKCGVEIERNLAQGMVDAQRSEMALMADMLKKRGA; from the coding sequence GTGAGGCTCAACCGCACGCAGGGGGCGGCGGTCACCGCGGTCGCCCTCGCCGTGCTGTTCGCCGGGGGCGCGGTCACCGTCGCCTCCGCCGACCGTGACGAGGCCCCGAGCACCCCGGCCTCCTCGTCCGCGGACGCCGGCTTCGCCCGGGACATGGCCGTCCACCACCAGCAGGCCGTCGAGATGTCGTTCATCGTCCGGGACCGGACGAAGGACGAGGAGGTCCGGCGGCTCGCGTACGACATCGCCAACACGCAGGCCAACCAGCGGGGCATGATGCTCGGCTGGCTCGACCTGTGGGGGCTGCCCAAGAACGAGTCCGGTGTCGAGCCGATGGCCTGGATGGGCATGGGCGGCTCGGGCGACACGGGCGACCTGGACGGGGCGCTCATGCCGGGCATGGCGACCAACGCGCAGCTGGACGAGTTGCGCCGGGCGAGCGGCCGGGAGGCCGAGGTGCTGTACCTGAAGCTCATGACCGCGCACCACATGGGCGGGGTCCACATGGCCGAGGGCTGTGTCCAGAAGTGCGGCGTGGAGATCGAGCGGAACCTGGCGCAGGGCATGGTCGACGCGCAGCGGTCCGAGATGGCGCTGATGGCGGACATGCTGAAGAAGCGCGGGGCCTGA
- a CDS encoding PIG-L family deacetylase, producing the protein MSDRPRRLSRRRIVSAAIATTLVGGAFSVLLSVTTAGPTAPDAKAPSAAPRKTQARAIPDRTPDSPVSVVQIVAHPDDDLFFMNPDISQSLHSGSPLTAVYLTAGESDGVNARPHDAPGLTPDKAGYAEARQNGIRAAYAEMATGNRISAWDREAIPTAGGGWAELDTLRARPEIKLVWLQLREAGAINGNRPHSLHGLWDGRITALESQRSSGTPVAADFTYTKDQVVATLTGLLERFRPTFVRMQDPSPGLYPKSMKFRDHQDHLFGARFTQAALARYTELPGHPHVGVQNYLGYPTGYLPHTLDPAAADAKLNVLKTYAWLDGVHDCETDAGCGDLKVAARPGGRGWTQTVRYARGTSTSWVQRDRDGGLHAFSVLDGRLAAWRKPADAVAWQGPVLLPGGGLDSGVTSVTLPDGRIAVFGIRTTLGTDAADYRREVVTTVQSAPGGVFGPWESLGTPERSDADGTSDISAPTVTVAPDGRATVIVRDSRHRLTAREQRAGGGWGPWRSLGGTEVHGDPVAATDANGRGYVFASTPRTVLAWAERTPGGPLTGPAPTGLPPTTLALSASPAPDGAGVRLWFRKPASGDLRSADFSGTGPVSPVTELSGTGVAGFGPVSGGDGLLAVRSRTGFLATAPHGRAGARPVWTLEKFLFSGAPDAGTDGVAAIGLDGRLHWTPAGR; encoded by the coding sequence ATGTCTGACCGCCCCCGCCGCCTCTCCCGCCGCAGGATCGTTTCGGCCGCCATCGCGACCACCCTGGTCGGCGGTGCCTTCTCCGTACTCCTCTCGGTGACGACGGCCGGGCCGACGGCGCCCGACGCGAAGGCACCCTCGGCGGCGCCCCGGAAGACCCAGGCCCGGGCCATTCCCGACCGGACGCCGGACTCCCCCGTCTCCGTCGTGCAGATCGTCGCCCACCCGGACGACGACCTGTTCTTCATGAACCCGGACATATCCCAGTCCCTGCACTCCGGCAGCCCCCTGACCGCCGTCTACCTCACGGCGGGCGAGTCCGACGGCGTCAACGCCCGTCCGCACGACGCCCCGGGCCTCACGCCCGACAAGGCGGGCTACGCCGAGGCCCGGCAGAACGGCATACGCGCCGCGTACGCCGAGATGGCGACCGGCAACCGGATCAGCGCCTGGGACCGGGAGGCGATACCCACGGCCGGCGGCGGGTGGGCCGAACTGGACACCCTGCGCGCCCGGCCGGAGATCAAGCTGGTGTGGCTGCAGCTCCGCGAGGCCGGTGCCATCAACGGCAACCGCCCGCACAGCCTCCACGGCCTCTGGGACGGCCGGATCACCGCGCTCGAATCGCAGCGCTCCTCCGGCACCCCGGTCGCCGCCGACTTCACCTACACGAAGGACCAGGTCGTCGCCACGCTGACCGGGCTCCTGGAGCGCTTCCGACCGACCTTCGTCCGGATGCAGGACCCGAGCCCCGGCCTGTACCCGAAGAGCATGAAGTTCCGGGACCACCAGGACCACCTGTTCGGGGCGCGGTTCACGCAGGCCGCGCTCGCCCGGTACACGGAGCTGCCCGGACACCCGCACGTCGGCGTGCAGAACTACCTCGGCTATCCGACCGGCTATCTGCCGCACACCCTCGACCCCGCCGCGGCCGACGCGAAGCTGAACGTCCTGAAGACGTACGCCTGGCTGGACGGCGTCCACGACTGCGAGACCGACGCGGGATGCGGCGACCTCAAGGTGGCCGCACGGCCCGGGGGCCGCGGCTGGACACAGACCGTGCGGTACGCCCGGGGCACCTCCACCTCCTGGGTCCAGCGCGACCGGGACGGCGGACTGCACGCCTTCTCCGTCCTCGACGGGCGCCTCGCGGCCTGGCGGAAGCCCGCGGACGCCGTGGCCTGGCAGGGCCCGGTGCTGCTGCCCGGCGGCGGCCTCGACAGCGGGGTCACCTCCGTGACCCTGCCCGACGGGCGCATAGCCGTCTTCGGCATCCGTACGACCCTCGGCACCGACGCCGCCGACTACCGGCGCGAGGTGGTCACCACCGTCCAGTCGGCGCCCGGCGGCGTGTTCGGCCCCTGGGAGTCGCTCGGCACGCCCGAGCGCAGCGACGCCGACGGGACCTCCGACATCAGCGCGCCCACCGTGACGGTGGCCCCCGACGGCCGGGCCACCGTGATCGTGCGCGACAGCCGCCACCGGCTGACGGCCCGTGAGCAGCGGGCCGGCGGCGGGTGGGGTCCGTGGCGGTCCCTGGGCGGCACGGAGGTGCACGGCGACCCGGTGGCGGCGACGGACGCGAACGGCCGGGGGTACGTCTTCGCCAGCACCCCGCGCACCGTCCTCGCCTGGGCCGAGCGGACCCCCGGCGGGCCGCTGACCGGACCGGCGCCGACCGGGCTGCCGCCCACGACCCTCGCGCTGAGCGCGAGCCCGGCGCCGGACGGCGCGGGCGTCCGGCTCTGGTTCCGCAAGCCGGCCTCCGGCGACCTGCGGAGCGCCGACTTCTCCGGTACGGGCCCGGTCTCCCCGGTCACCGAACTCTCCGGCACCGGCGTCGCCGGCTTCGGCCCGGTGAGCGGCGGCGACGGCCTGCTCGCGGTCCGGTCCCGCACCGGCTTCCTGGCGACGGCGCCGCACGGCCGGGCCGGAGCGCGGCCGGTGTGGACGCTGGAGAAGTTCCTGTTCTCCGGCGCGCCGGACGCCGGAACGGACGGGGTGGCGGCCATCGGCCTGGACGGCCGGCTGCACTGGACACCGGCCGGCCGCTGA
- a CDS encoding MerR family transcriptional regulator produces the protein MKIGELSRLTGVSVRALRYYEEEGLIRPDRSGNGYRDYCEGADEVVRQIRGLIDCGLPTRIIRDILPYLDGPADLLPPVPCAEMLDQVAAEREQLDRRIHCLVRNRNALDAYLRAARKAARV, from the coding sequence GTGAAGATCGGTGAACTGTCCCGGCTGACGGGGGTCAGCGTGCGCGCGCTGCGCTACTACGAGGAGGAGGGCCTGATCCGCCCCGACCGCTCCGGCAACGGCTACCGCGACTACTGCGAGGGCGCGGACGAGGTGGTCCGGCAGATCCGGGGGCTGATCGACTGCGGGCTGCCGACCCGGATCATCCGCGACATCCTGCCGTACCTGGACGGGCCGGCCGATCTGCTGCCGCCGGTGCCGTGCGCGGAGATGCTCGACCAGGTGGCCGCCGAACGCGAGCAGCTGGACCGGCGGATCCACTGCCTGGTCCGGAACCGGAACGCGCTCGACGCGTATCTGAGGGCGGCACGGAAGGCGGCCCGGGTGTGA
- a CDS encoding DUF3105 domain-containing protein translates to MAANRSATAANDRRARIEAARRAEQARERRNRLLTIGISSVVVLSLVGFGTFMLVKASDKKAEEEAAAKAPIAAEKTWDPKKLGRNHVTTAVKYDMKPPVGGDHNPVWMNCDGVVYDKKIADVNAVHSLEHGAVWVTYNKQASQGDVKKLADKVGRTKYSLMSPVDDQAGAIMLSAWGKQVTVDNADDPRVDAFFTKYVQGPQTPEPGAACTGGIGADGQGGTGMGQ, encoded by the coding sequence ATGGCCGCCAACCGCTCCGCCACCGCCGCCAACGACCGCCGCGCCCGAATAGAGGCGGCGCGCCGCGCCGAGCAGGCACGTGAGCGCCGCAACCGCCTCCTCACCATCGGCATCTCGTCCGTCGTCGTGCTGAGCCTCGTCGGCTTCGGCACCTTCATGCTGGTGAAGGCCTCCGACAAGAAGGCGGAGGAGGAGGCCGCCGCCAAGGCCCCCATCGCGGCGGAGAAGACCTGGGACCCGAAGAAGCTCGGCCGCAACCACGTCACGACGGCCGTGAAGTACGACATGAAGCCGCCGGTGGGCGGTGACCACAACCCGGTCTGGATGAACTGCGACGGTGTGGTCTACGACAAGAAGATCGCCGACGTGAACGCCGTGCACTCCCTGGAGCACGGGGCCGTCTGGGTGACGTACAACAAGCAGGCCTCCCAGGGCGACGTGAAGAAGCTGGCCGACAAGGTCGGCAGGACGAAGTACTCGCTGATGAGCCCCGTGGACGACCAGGCCGGGGCGATCATGCTGTCCGCCTGGGGCAAGCAGGTGACCGTGGACAACGCGGACGACCCGCGCGTCGACGCCTTCTTCACGAAGTACGTGCAGGGTCCGCAGACCCCGGAGCCGGGTGCCGCCTGCACGGGCGGGATCGGCGCGGACGGTCAGGGCGGTACGGGGATGGGTCAGTGA
- a CDS encoding alpha/beta fold hydrolase — MPCGSDRTAALVLVDSSVEDHPRPSRVYGTSRVLRGTLLENARYGAVAAELLALRERRPLPPGLPVTVLAAPGGSARWERRQCALARRLGARHEAAEPSGHLVMPDRPDAVARAIPRTGQEEEAE; from the coding sequence GTGCCGTGCGGGTCGGACCGGACCGCCGCGCTGGTCCTCGTCGACTCCTCGGTGGAGGACCACCCCCGCCCGTCCAGGGTCTACGGCACCTCACGCGTGCTGCGCGGCACCCTCCTGGAGAACGCCCGCTACGGAGCCGTCGCCGCCGAACTCCTCGCCCTGCGCGAGCGGCGCCCCCTCCCGCCGGGCCTCCCCGTCACCGTCCTCGCCGCCCCCGGCGGCTCCGCCCGCTGGGAACGGCGCCAGTGCGCACTGGCCCGGCGGCTCGGCGCCCGCCACGAGGCGGCCGAACCGTCGGGCCATCTGGTCATGCCGGACCGCCCGGACGCGGTGGCCCGGGCGATCCCGCGTACCGGTCAGGAAGAGGAAGCGGAGTAG
- a CDS encoding VOC family protein — MNWTLEVVLVPVTDMDRAKEFYGGKCGFTLDLDTEVAPGVRIIQATPPGSRCSIALQSGMPQMPGTKEMSPGGLHGLQLCVTDIEAARAELVGRGVDVSPVMHVGAAGWEDGKGDTWNSFMTFQDPDGNGWVVQEAPSELSER; from the coding sequence ATGAACTGGACACTGGAAGTCGTCCTGGTCCCCGTCACGGACATGGACCGGGCCAAGGAGTTCTACGGCGGGAAGTGCGGCTTCACCCTCGACCTGGACACCGAGGTCGCGCCCGGCGTCAGGATCATCCAGGCGACGCCGCCCGGCTCGCGCTGCTCGATCGCGCTGCAGAGCGGCATGCCGCAGATGCCGGGCACGAAGGAGATGAGCCCGGGCGGCCTGCACGGCCTCCAGCTGTGCGTCACCGACATCGAGGCGGCGCGGGCGGAGCTCGTCGGCCGGGGCGTCGACGTCTCACCGGTGATGCACGTCGGCGCGGCGGGCTGGGAGGACGGCAAGGGCGACACCTGGAACTCGTTCATGACCTTCCAGGACCCGGACGGCAACGGCTGGGTGGTGCAGGAGGCACCGTCGGAGCTGTCGGAACGCTGA
- a CDS encoding APC family permease — MTTTDEPAESARPAATDTAAPQDDGTKRQFISWLTLAFMTTASVASLRPSPSMAIYGLAAIFLYLLPALVFLLPTALVGAELASGWSGGIYRWVSEALGKPLGFLAVWCQFAMTIAYYPSLLAYVASTFAYVIDPSLAENGLYVAIVIIVVYWSGVWISARGTKTIAGLSSFGLIVGTLIPGVLLVVLGIVFLGQGNPSAQPMSADHWLPPWTGLASLVLIVNNFLSYAGMEMNGVHVSSLREPKREYPKSMFLATGLVLLIFILPALAIAWVMPAEQLSLTAGLMQAFQAFFDHFSIGWMTKVVGIMLVCAALGGMLTWLAGPAKGLVLLSRQEGYLPPSLQKFNKDGAPQNIMIAQGVVTTLIGVLYAFSDNVSSAYWMFSVITVQIYLIAYLLMFVAVVRLRRTQPDVDRGFRVPAVAWVAGIGFVASVAALVIGFVPPDQFGDQPLWRYLLIVGGGLLLLGLAIPAALLRYRKPGWVHPDHREPSATP; from the coding sequence ATGACGACCACTGACGAACCGGCAGAGTCGGCACGGCCCGCCGCGACCGACACGGCGGCCCCCCAGGACGACGGCACCAAGAGGCAGTTCATCAGCTGGCTGACGCTCGCCTTCATGACGACCGCGTCCGTCGCCAGCCTGCGGCCCTCGCCGTCCATGGCCATCTACGGACTCGCCGCGATCTTCCTCTACCTGCTCCCCGCCCTCGTCTTCCTGCTCCCCACCGCCCTCGTCGGCGCCGAGCTCGCCTCCGGCTGGTCCGGCGGCATCTACCGCTGGGTCAGCGAGGCCCTCGGCAAGCCCCTCGGCTTCCTCGCCGTCTGGTGCCAGTTCGCCATGACCATCGCGTACTACCCGAGCCTGCTCGCGTACGTCGCCTCGACCTTCGCGTACGTCATCGACCCCTCCCTCGCGGAGAACGGGCTCTACGTGGCGATCGTCATCATCGTCGTCTACTGGTCCGGGGTCTGGATCTCCGCGCGCGGCACGAAGACCATCGCCGGCCTCTCCTCCTTCGGCCTGATCGTCGGCACCCTCATCCCCGGCGTGCTCCTGGTCGTCCTCGGCATCGTCTTCCTCGGCCAGGGCAACCCATCCGCCCAGCCCATGAGCGCCGACCACTGGCTCCCGCCGTGGACCGGACTCGCCAGCCTGGTCCTCATCGTCAACAACTTCCTGTCCTACGCGGGCATGGAGATGAACGGCGTCCACGTCTCCTCGCTGCGCGAGCCCAAGCGCGAGTACCCGAAGTCGATGTTCCTGGCGACCGGCCTCGTCCTGCTGATCTTCATCCTTCCGGCCCTCGCCATCGCCTGGGTCATGCCCGCGGAGCAGCTCAGCCTCACCGCCGGTCTGATGCAGGCCTTCCAGGCCTTCTTCGACCACTTCTCCATCGGCTGGATGACCAAGGTCGTCGGCATCATGCTGGTCTGCGCCGCCCTCGGCGGCATGCTCACCTGGCTCGCCGGACCCGCCAAGGGCCTCGTCCTGCTCTCCCGGCAGGAGGGCTATCTGCCGCCCTCGCTGCAGAAGTTCAACAAGGACGGCGCCCCGCAGAACATCATGATCGCGCAGGGCGTCGTCACCACCCTGATCGGCGTCCTCTACGCCTTCAGCGACAACGTCTCCAGCGCGTACTGGATGTTCTCCGTCATCACCGTGCAGATCTACCTCATCGCCTACCTGCTGATGTTCGTCGCCGTCGTGAGGCTCCGCAGGACCCAGCCGGACGTCGACCGCGGCTTCCGCGTCCCCGCCGTCGCATGGGTCGCCGGCATCGGCTTCGTCGCCTCCGTCGCCGCGCTCGTCATCGGCTTCGTCCCGCCCGACCAGTTCGGCGACCAGCCGCTCTGGCGCTACCTCCTCATCGTCGGCGGCGGCCTGCTGCTCCTCGGCCTCGCCATCCCCGCCGCGCTCCTCAGGTACCGCAAGCCCGGCTGGGTCCACCCCGACCACCGGGAACCTTCGGCCACGCCCTGA
- a CDS encoding GNAT family N-acetyltransferase, with protein sequence MKIEPVATARLVLHPLTAAAAERIVARESGPGDLWGEGYPGDGDVRANTGFLRGVAERGDPGVFRPYEIRLDGVAVGGIGFHGPPDEIGVATIGYGLVPAVRGNGYASEALRAVLELARVAGAAGVKGDADLDNPASHRVMEAAGMPCVAEDEQLRHFYVAF encoded by the coding sequence GTGAAGATCGAACCTGTCGCCACCGCGCGGCTTGTACTGCACCCGCTGACCGCCGCCGCGGCCGAGCGCATCGTCGCCCGGGAGTCCGGGCCCGGGGACCTCTGGGGGGAGGGGTATCCCGGGGACGGGGACGTCCGCGCCAACACCGGGTTCCTGCGGGGCGTCGCCGAGCGCGGCGACCCGGGGGTGTTCCGGCCGTACGAGATACGGCTCGACGGCGTCGCCGTCGGCGGCATCGGGTTCCACGGGCCGCCGGACGAGATCGGCGTCGCGACCATCGGGTACGGACTCGTCCCCGCGGTACGGGGCAACGGGTACGCCTCCGAGGCCCTGCGGGCCGTCCTCGAACTGGCCCGGGTGGCCGGCGCCGCCGGGGTGAAGGGCGACGCCGACCTGGACAATCCGGCCTCGCACCGGGTGATGGAGGCCGCCGGGATGCCGTGCGTGGCGGAGGACGAGCAGCTCCGGCACTTCTACGTGGCGTTCTAG
- a CDS encoding MFS transporter, with the protein MTATTPAPSPLAPPPPWPLGGLLTLSGAAFVTILTEALPAGVLPAMSAGLGVTEARAGLLVTVYALAAAVTAIPMTAWALRLPRRTLLLALLLGFAATNAVTAASTGFAFTLGARVLSGVFAGMLWAMVPAYAARLAPHRSGKAIATALAGMTVGLSLGIPAGTALGGLVGWQGVFAALTGLALALAAAARWRLPALAGQAGEVRNGGRGLWATIRTPGIAAINTASIAMVLGFYVLYTYIAPFVERADLAVSTGTVLFVFGLGSTAGVWIAGATADRWLRHSTLALLALAALCLVALGLFAGSTAVVLAAAVLWGVTHGGIPTLMQTAGVRAAPRDPDTANSLWVTGWNVAMAGGSLVGGAVLTGAGTTALPWTAAALLAVSVLTAGAARRHGFPR; encoded by the coding sequence ATGACAGCGACGACTCCCGCTCCCTCCCCCCTCGCACCCCCTCCCCCCTGGCCGCTCGGCGGCCTGCTCACCCTCTCCGGCGCCGCCTTCGTCACGATCCTGACCGAGGCGCTGCCGGCCGGCGTCCTCCCGGCGATGAGCGCCGGCCTCGGCGTGACGGAGGCCCGCGCCGGACTCCTGGTGACGGTCTACGCCCTGGCCGCGGCGGTCACCGCGATCCCGATGACCGCCTGGGCCCTGCGGCTCCCCCGCCGCACCCTGCTCCTCGCCCTCCTGCTCGGCTTCGCCGCCACCAACGCCGTGACGGCCGCCTCCACCGGCTTCGCGTTCACCCTGGGGGCGCGGGTCCTCTCCGGGGTGTTCGCCGGAATGCTGTGGGCGATGGTCCCCGCGTACGCGGCCCGGCTCGCGCCGCACCGCAGCGGCAAGGCCATCGCCACCGCGCTCGCGGGCATGACGGTCGGTCTCTCGCTCGGCATCCCGGCGGGCACGGCCCTCGGCGGGCTGGTCGGCTGGCAGGGCGTGTTCGCGGCCCTGACCGGCCTGGCGCTCGCCCTGGCGGCGGCGGCACGGTGGCGCCTGCCGGCGCTCGCGGGGCAGGCCGGAGAGGTCCGGAACGGCGGCCGAGGCCTGTGGGCCACGATCCGCACACCGGGGATCGCGGCGATCAACACGGCGTCGATCGCGATGGTGCTCGGCTTCTACGTCCTCTACACGTACATCGCGCCCTTCGTGGAGCGGGCGGACCTCGCGGTCTCCACCGGCACGGTGCTGTTCGTGTTCGGGCTCGGCTCGACGGCCGGCGTGTGGATCGCGGGGGCGACGGCGGACCGGTGGCTCCGGCACTCGACCCTCGCGCTCCTGGCCCTGGCGGCCCTCTGCCTGGTGGCGCTCGGCCTGTTCGCCGGCAGCACGGCGGTGGTCCTGGCCGCCGCGGTCCTGTGGGGCGTGACGCACGGCGGCATCCCCACGCTCATGCAGACGGCGGGCGTCCGGGCGGCGCCCCGGGACCCGGACACGGCCAACTCCCTCTGGGTGACGGGTTGGAACGTCGCCATGGCGGGCGGTTCGCTCGTCGGCGGCGCGGTCCTGACGGGCGCGGGGACGACGGCCCTGCCGTGGACGGCGGCGGCGCTGCTCGCGGTGTCGGTCCTGACGGCGGGCGCGGCCCGCCGCCACGGCTTCCCCCGCTAG
- a CDS encoding histone deacetylase, whose translation MPEVDPRVWYAAYGSNTHPERLRYYLDGGCPPGGTRELPGCRDRRPPERSVPVVLPGRVYFATDSPVWGGGRAFYDPVAGGDAWGVAHLLTVGQFSDIVAQEMYREPGGDLDLAEALATGRRVLGTGRYETLVCPGLLDGVPVMTFTAPWRMPGDGGLRAPSAAYLRHLAAGLGRAGAWRHAEVAAYLAGCPGAAGHWTAEAVAGLSVPTAPTVPPAPPSRCRPGPGRS comes from the coding sequence ATGCCGGAAGTCGATCCCCGTGTCTGGTACGCCGCCTACGGCTCCAACACGCACCCCGAGCGCCTGCGGTACTACCTCGACGGCGGCTGCCCGCCCGGCGGCACGCGGGAGCTTCCCGGGTGCCGGGACCGGCGCCCGCCCGAGCGGTCCGTGCCGGTCGTGCTGCCCGGGCGCGTGTACTTCGCCACCGACTCGCCCGTGTGGGGCGGCGGCCGCGCCTTCTACGACCCGGTGGCGGGCGGCGACGCGTGGGGCGTCGCGCATCTGCTGACGGTCGGACAGTTCTCGGACATCGTCGCCCAGGAGATGTACCGCGAGCCCGGCGGCGACCTCGATCTGGCCGAGGCCCTCGCCACCGGGCGCCGCGTCCTCGGGACCGGGCGGTACGAGACGCTCGTCTGCCCCGGGCTCCTCGACGGGGTCCCGGTGATGACGTTCACCGCGCCCTGGCGGATGCCGGGCGACGGCGGGCTGCGCGCGCCCTCCGCCGCGTACCTCCGGCATCTGGCGGCGGGGCTCGGCCGGGCCGGGGCCTGGCGGCACGCCGAGGTCGCCGCCTATCTCGCCGGCTGCCCCGGCGCCGCCGGGCACTGGACGGCCGAGGCCGTGGCGGGGCTCAGCGTTCCGACAGCTCCGACGGTGCCTCCTGCACCACCCAGCCGTTGCCGTCCGGGTCCTGGAAGGTCATGA